The genomic region GCGTCGAAATCTTCTGGTGAAACATACCCTAAACGTACCGCTTCTTCTTTTAAAGTGGTTCCGTTTTTATGAGCGGTTTGCGCGATTTCAGCAGCTTTGTAATATCCGATTTTGGTGTTTAAAGCCGTTACTAACATCAGTGAATTGTCTACCAATTCTTTAATACGTTTGTGGTTGGGCTCGATTCCCTGTGCACAGTGTTCGTCAAACGAAACACATGCGTCACCTAATAAACGTGCCGATTGCAGGAAGTTAGCCGCCATTAACGGTTTGAAAACGTTTAATTCGTAGTGCCCCTGAGTACCACCAATCGTAATCGCTACGTCATTACCCATTACCTGAGCACATACCATGGTTAAAGCCTCACATTGTGTAGGGTTTACTTTTCCTGGCATAATAGACGATCCCGGTTCGTTTTCCGGAATGAAAATTTCACCAATTCCGGAACGTGGTCCTGATGCCAGCATACGGATATCGTTGGCAATTTTATTTAAGGACACAGCCAGTTGTTTTAAAGCGCCATGCGTTTCTACAATAGCGTCGTGCGCTGCTAAAGCTTCAAATTTATTTTCGGCTGTTACAAACGGATGACCGGTAAATTTAGCAATGTATTCAGCTACTTTTACGTCATATCCTTCCGGAGTGTTTAATCCGGTTCCAACAGCGGTTCCGCCTAAAGCTACTTCCGATAAGTGTGAAAGTGTATTTCTTACTGCTTTTAAGCCGTGATTTAACTGGGCTACATAACCTGAAATCTCCTGACCTAATGTTAATGGAGTGGCATCCATTAAGTGTGTACGGCCAATTTTTACTACAGTTTTAAATTCCTCTGCTTTCGCCTGTAGCGTATCTCTTAGTTTTTCTACACCTGGAAGGGTTACTTCTACTACTGCTTTGTAGGCTGCGATATGCATTCCTGTTGGATAGGTGTCGTTTGATGACTGTGATTTGTTTACGTCGTCGTTTGCTTTGATAACGGCTTCACCTTCACCGATCTTCAATCCGGCCAATACCTGGGCACGATTTGCAATTACTTCGTTTACGTTCATGTTGCTTTGCGTACCCGATCCGGTTTGCCAGATTACCAATGGGAATTCACCGTCTAATTTTCCGGCTAAAATCTCATCACAAACAGCTGCAATAGCGTCTCTTTTTTCTACTGCTAACACCCCTAAATCGTGATTGGCATAGGCTGCCGCTTTCTTAAGATAGGCAAAACCTTCCACGATTTCTTTTGGCATCGAACCCGAAGGACCGATTTTGAAGTTGTTTCTAGAACGTTCTGTCTGAGCTCCCCAGTATTTGTCTGCCGGAACTTTCACTTCACCCATGGTGTCTTTTTCTATTCTGTATTCCATTTTTATTGTTGTGTATAAGTTGTTACTGTCGATTTAAAACCATAAAACGATCCTGTGTGTAAACCGTATACGCTGTTTTAAAATCCTTTCAAAAATAGACAATATCGACAGCTTAAAAAAATGAATTAAAATAAATTTCTGATAAATATTGGACAAGCCGATTATTCGGCTTATCTTTGGCAGGTATTCAAAATTCCGGAAAACATGTTTGAATTTCAACAGTATTTAGGCTTTTTACTTTTCTTATGTATCTTAACCATCGGTTTTTGGTTAATGATTTTCCTGGTAGGTTTCGTTCAATATTGGGTTGGCGGTGCTATCATCGAATTGATCAAAGAAAAGAGAAACAAAAAGAAAGCAGAATAATTAATTTTATTCAAGATATAAAGGGAACAAATGTTCCCTTTTATTTTATAACAAAGGGCGCTTTAAGCGCCCTTTGTTATTTATAATACGTTATTGTACGTTCCACTACATATTTCGGTTCGTTGTCTATGGTAATGGTCTTTTTGATCCAGTTGCCTTTTTTGTCGTATTCGTATCGTATTTTACGGTCGATAGCTGATTTATTGGCTTTTCCAACTGTTTTTTCATAAATCATATTGTTATGATCATCAAAAGTGTAAAGCTGATGTGATACGATTTCCTGGTTGACAATTTCTTTGCGTTCGATCAGATTGTTGTTGTTGTCGTATTTAAACTCTTCTAAAATTTTTCCGTCTGCAAAACCGTCATAAGTTCGGTTGGATGTCATATTACCTTTGGCATCATAAGTGCGTACTTCCGAATATTCCAGCGTATTGTCTTTGTTTAACGTTTCGGTTTGCAGTAATTGGTTCTTATTGTTGTATTTGTTGTTGATTGTATACAGTCTTTTATAATCCGAATTCAAACGTTGTTCGGTTTGCAGATTGTTGTTGCTATCGTACGTATAGGTTGTGATATATTGTACGGAAGTTTCGCGAAGAAAGGATTTCTCTTCCCGGATTTTACTGTTATTTCCAAATATATAGGTATTTCGGTCAACCAAATTGTCTTTATCGTCAAATCGGCGCACTTCTACACGTTGGTTTTTAATAAAAGTGTTGAGTGTTTTCTCCAACTGCATTCCTTCCGGATTTCTACGGGTGATGATGGTATTGTTACCGTTCTCGTCCCACGAATATTTAGTAGTAAACGCTTTTCCAGGACTGACATATTGCGAAACGAGAAGTTTCTTGTCTTTATTGATAAAGGTTGTTTCTTCCAATAAGTTGCCATCCAAAAGGTTTTTCTTTTCGCGGATTAG from Flavobacterium sp. WV_118_3 harbors:
- the fumC gene encoding class II fumarate hydratase, which codes for MEYRIEKDTMGEVKVPADKYWGAQTERSRNNFKIGPSGSMPKEIVEGFAYLKKAAAYANHDLGVLAVEKRDAIAAVCDEILAGKLDGEFPLVIWQTGSGTQSNMNVNEVIANRAQVLAGLKIGEGEAVIKANDDVNKSQSSNDTYPTGMHIAAYKAVVEVTLPGVEKLRDTLQAKAEEFKTVVKIGRTHLMDATPLTLGQEISGYVAQLNHGLKAVRNTLSHLSEVALGGTAVGTGLNTPEGYDVKVAEYIAKFTGHPFVTAENKFEALAAHDAIVETHGALKQLAVSLNKIANDIRMLASGPRSGIGEIFIPENEPGSSIMPGKVNPTQCEALTMVCAQVMGNDVAITIGGTQGHYELNVFKPLMAANFLQSARLLGDACVSFDEHCAQGIEPNHKRIKELVDNSLMLVTALNTKIGYYKAAEIAQTAHKNGTTLKEEAVRLGYVSPEDFDAWVKPEDMVGSLK